In a genomic window of Primulina eburnea isolate SZY01 unplaced genomic scaffold, ASM2296580v1 ctg1112, whole genome shotgun sequence:
- the LOC140820519 gene encoding uncharacterized protein, whose amino-acid sequence MASGRKSRKGKEVVQESEAPNVRGLNETDWGRRGRRPRGEARNVNVDREVNQLTRGVGEMELVISRFQNMRPPRFFGNEDGEKAIAWLKIMKRLFNMLEYTPDLQLKLAICQLKDRAQLWWETTEDALKESGERVTWDVFCAQFTREYSPPSYYSAKEAEFNRLTQGNMTVVEYASQFSALLAYVPHVASSDRNKLSHFMQGLNRTICTLVIAGAPVNYADAVEKAKNVEASLLLAEPQSAQPGFPQSFGGNVPMPVGAPLYPSLLSYQPSQPYQQPKQKKFKAKGKQFKKQTRSSSSSSGSQRGSSVGSPAGVFCDRCGGKHFSTQCTGVQGSCNICGQVGHYARVCPNAARQQFQQPQFGQGFGGQTTRPFVPTQSFQQSSYPQPRGSAQQRFPGPQQARVHALTQDQVQDAPGGVITGICLIFNHPARILIDTGASHSFVSVVFVDEHEMATTPLIDTVSVSTPAGVCLISREIVLNCVIRFDDNIMITNLIKLDMSDFDCILEMDTLSNYRATVDCFHGVVRFRPYYGSKWNFYGSDSQSRIPLVSAMEMFRLLSTGNEGFMIYAVDSTQGKRLEVSDIPVVKEFPDVFPDEIPGFPPQREIDFSIELVSGTNPISRAPYRLAPAELNELKEQLQDLLEKGYIRPSRMNLVADALSRKVHNAMLTSLTISKVHEHLGTSGWTYQISGDYFIVSSIQVEPQILSRIKASQKTDPHIHRLKELSRAGQTEKFSVASDGSLRFNGRLVVPNLIDLKEAILREAHCSRHSIHPGIRKMYHTLRVHYWWEGMKKDISHFVAKCLTCQQVKARRMRPGGMLHSLEVPQWNWEHIAMDFVTHLPRSNRGCDAIWFWGSLQTALGSKLAMSTAYHPQTDGQSERTIQTLEDMLRAAVMDFKGGWQESLSLVEFSYNNSFQATIGMAPYEALYGRKCRSPICWEDVGERQMSKPEFIQEMKDKVELIRKRMKAAQDRQASYANKRRRPLEFQVGDYVFLKVSPFRGTMRFGYKGKLAPRYIGPYMIIERIGTLAYRLDLPQSLSLIHNVFHVSMLRKYEPDPSHILNVEEVELDSSLSYVEHPVQILDRKERHLRSKTIPLVLVQWSRHGREESTWELEAKMRQEWPHLFENVMNYAMYSEFPMYNQS is encoded by the exons ATGGCATCTGGGCGGAAGAGTAGAAAAGGAAAGGAAGTTGTTCAGGAGTCTGAAGCTCCTAACGTTAGAGGACTGAACGAGACTGACTGGGGAAGACGAGGTCGTCGTCCTCGGGGTGAAGCACGAAATGTTAATGTTGATCGGGAAGTGAATCAGTTGACGAGAGGAGTGGGTGAAATGGAACTTGTGATATCTCGATTTCAGAATATGCGTCCTCCTCGATTCTTTGGTAATGAAGATGGTGAGAAAGCTATAGCGTGGCTGAAGATTATGAAGCGTTTGTTCAATATGCTGGAGTACACCCCTGATTTGCAGCTTAAGTTGGCCATTTGTCAATTAAAGGACCGAGCTCAGTTGTGGTGGGAAACTACTGAGGATGCTTTGAAGGAATCGGGTGAAAGAGTTACTTGGGATGTGTTTTGTGCTCAGTTTACTCGAGAGTATTCACCGCCTTCTTATTATTCGGCCAAGGAAGCTGAGTTCAATAGATTGACTCAGGGAAATATGACTGTTGTGGAGTATGCCTCTCAATTCTCAGCGCTTCTTGCATATGTTCCTCATGTTGCTAGCAGTGATCGGAACAAGCTATCGCATTTTATGCAAGGATTGAATCGAACCATTTGCACTTTGGTAATAGCTGGAGCACCTGTTAATTATGCCGATGCTGTTGAGAAAGCCAAGAATGTGGAAGCGAGTCTACTTTTGGCAGAACCACAGTCAGCCCAACCAGGTTTTCCTCAGAGTTTTGGAGGTAATGTGCCGATGCCAGTGGGTGCACCACTATACCCATCTTTATTGTCGTATCAGCCTTCGCAGCCTTATCAGCAACCAAAACAGAAAAAATTTAAGGCCAAAGGAAAACAGTTCAAGAAACAGACTCGtagcagttcttctagttccGGCAGTCAGCGTGGGAGCTCAGTTGGGTCCCCAGCTGGAGTATTTTGTGATCGTTGTGGTGGTAAGCATTTCAGTACTCAGTGTACGGGAGTTCAAGGATCTTGTAATATTTGTGGGCAAGTTGGACATTATGCTAGAGTATGTCCGAATGCGGCAAGACAACAATTTCAGCAACCTCAGTTTGGTCAGGGTTTTGGAGGACAAACAACTAGACCTTTTGTTCCGACTCAGTCTTTCCAGCAGTCTAGCTATCCTCAGCCTAGAGGTTCTGCACAGCAGCGTTTCCCAGGGCCACAACAGGCTCGAGTTCATGCTTTAACCCAGGATCAAGTTCAAGACGCACCGGGCGGAGTTATCACAGGTATCTGTCTTATTTTTAATCATCCTGCACGCATACTGATAgacacaggagcatctcattcatttgtATCTGTTGTATTTGTTGATGAGCATGAGATGGCTACTACTCCGTTGATAGATACTGTGTCAGTCTCTACTCCTGCCGGTGTATGTCTGATATCTCGTGAGATAGTTCTgaattgtgtgattagattcgatgataatattatgataactaatctcATCAAGCTAGATATGTCTGACTTCGACTGTATTCTGGAAATGGATACTCTGTCTAATTATcgagctaccgttgattgtttccatggagttgtcagattcagaccgtaTTATGGCAGTAAATGGAATTTTTACGGTAGTGATTCGCAATCACGTATTCCATTAGTGTCAGCAATGGAAATGTTCAGACTTTTGTCAACAGGAAATGAAGGATTCATGATCTATGCAGTCGATTCAACACAAGGAAAAAGATTGGAAGTTTCAGATATTCCTGTTGTCAAGGAATTCCCcgatgtatttcctgatgaaATTCCTGGATTTCCACCCCAGAGGGAAATTGATTTTAGCATTGAGTTGGTGTCCGGGACAAATCCTATCTCGAGAGCACCATACCGTTTGGCTCCAGCGGAATTGAATGAACTCAAAGAGCAATTACAGGACTTACTGGAAAAAGGCTATATTAGACCAA GTCGAATGAATCTTGTTGCAGATGCTCTCAGCAGGAAAGTTCATAATGCTATGCTGACATCTCTGACTATCTCTAAAGTTCACGAGCACTTGGGAACTTCAGGATGGACTTATCAGATCAGTGGAGACTACTTTATAGTGTCATCTATTCAAGTCGAGCCACAGATTTTGTCCAGAATCAAAGCATCACAGAAGACCGATCCGCATATTCATAGATTGAAAGAATTGTCTCGAGCAGGTCAGACAGAAAAGTTTAGTGTTGCTTCAGATGGTAGTCTGCGCTTTAATGGAAGACTTGTGGTTCCTAATTTGATAGATTTGAAAGAAGCTATACTACgggaagcacattgtagtcgacaCAGTATTCACCCAGGAATTCGAAAGATGTATCATACCTTGAGAGTTCATTATTGGTgggaaggtatgaagaaagatatttctCATTTTGTGGCTAAATGTTTAACGTGTCAACAAGTTAAAGCCAGGAGAATGAGACCTGGTGGAATGTTGCATAGTCTTGAAGTGCCACAGTGGAACTGGGAGcacattgctatggattttgtgactcatttgccTCGTTCTAATCGtggttgtgatgcaatttgg TTTTGGGGAAGTCTGCAAACAGCTTTGGGTTCAAAGTTGGCTATGAGCACTGCCTATCatccacagacagatggtcagtcagaaagaACCATCCAGACTCTAGAAGATATGTTACGAGCAGCAGTGATGGATTTCAAAGGTGGTTGGCAAGAATCATTGTCTTTggttgaattctcttacaataatagtttTCAGGCAACAATCGGTATGGCACCatatgaagctttgtatggaagaaagtgcAGATCGCCAATATGTTGGGAAGATGTAGGAGAAAGACAGATGTCAAAACCAGAATTTATTCAAGAAATGAAAGATAAAGTTGAATTGATCAGGAAAAGGATGAAAGCAGCCCAGGATCGTCAAGCCAGTTATGCTAATAAAAGGCGTAGACCTTTAGAGTTCCAAGTGGGCGATTATGTTTTCTTGAAAGTATCACCCTTCCGGGGTactatgagatttggatataaaGGGAAGTTAGCTCCACGTTATATTGGTCCGTATATGATTATTGAGAGGATTGGCACATTGGCTTATCGTTTGGATTTGCCGCAGAGTTTGTCTTTGatacataatgtgtttcatgtatctatgttgcGGAAGTATGAGCCAGATCCGTCTCATATCTTGAATGTCGAGGAGGTGGAGTTAGACAGTTCCCTTAGCTATGTTGAACATCCAGTGCAGATTTTAGACCGCAAAGAAAGACATCTCAGAAGCAAGACGATTCCATTGGTTTTGGTGCAGTGGAGTAGACATGGAAGAGAAGAATCTACATGGGAATTAGAGGCAAAGATGCGACAAGAATGGCCTCATTTGTTTGAGAATGTAATGAATTATGCGATGTATTCTGAATTTCCTATGTATAATCAGTCGTAA